The Chaetodon auriga isolate fChaAug3 chromosome 20, fChaAug3.hap1, whole genome shotgun sequence genome contains the following window.
GTATCTGCAATCCTTTGAATGGGACCTTGCTGGGTGGACTGTGTACAGGGCAGAGCACAGAGTTCAGAGGAGGAAATATGTATCTGAGGGAACCACTGGTTACACAAGTGTAGGGAGGGCgagtgctgttttgttttggtgagtgttgttttgttttgccatttgacaaaaacacaatatgatGAAGTAAATGAAGTAGAATGAAAAATATGAGTCCTGAAGGAAGAAACTGACCAAGAGAAAATGGCAAACCATGAAGTAAAATCATAAATATAGGACTAATATGGCTACTAAATGCTTTTTATTGCCTTTACTTGTTCATTTCTAAGTATTTATTGCCGCACTTGCCAGCCAAACGTTGCTGAAAGGCAACTTTTGTACAATAAAGCTTAAAAGAGACAGAGTTTTATATTCTCAGGGTCATGATATAGATATAGTATGAGCTGTCATTTAGTAATGCTATCAGCTTGTGTTAGAGATGAAAATGACTTCCTGAATGTCTGTTCTGTGCCTTGAAACTCTGACGTCTTAGCTCTGTCACTTTGTAGCTTAATGTGTGAAGTGGAAGCAGATAGATTATTGGCAATATAGGTGTCATGTCTCATCAAAAGCCGACCTCCCTCGTAAACCAACCCCACATTCTCAACATTCTTCTGTAAGTAATGTACAAAGTTCACATTTGTGTAGTTTTGGCTTATGTGACCTGAAGCCACCGACATGACCTTTATCATGCTGTAAGACAACACTGTAGCATTGCTTAATGACACAGTGTTGCCCATTGGTGTTAAAGAGGAAAGTTTTGATTGCTATGGCAAAACGTCTGTATTTAGCATCTTACTTATGTActcagtgtttttaataaagattatattttattaattttcttAAAAGAAGCAGTGTTACTGATGGTTGCCTGTGGTATTCAGTAATTATTTAGAGAAACGATTTAAACTTGAATGGTGCCATTGAAAAAAAATCCTATTTGCCTGTGATATAGAGCCTAGCAGTGTTATTTTAGGTTATGAGACATCGCAAACTAGAGAAACACAGCGATACTTAATCCTTCACAGCTTAGGCTACTGCATCTCTAAGCACAACATGTAGTCACGGAAGGTTGCCAGGTTGACTATGTGTTTCACTTTTGTGTGGCCGTGACCGACCTTTTCCAAAGCTACTAAGCTGTTATAAGCAGTAGCTTCCAATAATGTTGCTCTCGATTTCACTGGAACTGAAATCAGGTGTTCCGGTTTCACTGGAACATCCGAGACTTTCCACGACATCCCCGTGATGACCCATGGAAGGTATGTGAAATATACAATTGCAGGTGGTACATTACTGGTTGATGCAGTTAGttaaacagacaataaaaagacatatatatttatatcagttGGATTTTCAACATTACAACAATACAGGTGAATATACAATGAAGacaattcattcattaaatacATATACAATGTGCAGTATGTATACACCTGAGAAACTTTACTTTAGATTCATTCAACCCAAACACACAGGACTCAAATGATCACCAGAGCCCATAAACAAAGTGGTTTAAGGAACCTTCTTTCTATCATTACTCATTTGTCCACTAGAGAGCGCTCCTGCTCTCACAAAGATGAGCccatttcctccctccctccaccatgAGAGCTCTGGCACTGAGCAGCATACCTGTACATCGGCTTCATTCTATAAATGGATCCTTCCTGTAATTGTTTCATTAAATTGCTGTATGATTGCACGAAAGACTTTGACAAGCAGAAGTGAAATTTaaatcatgtttattttgattctCTCTGCAGTGATAAACACACCCGAGTAGCACAAACATAAGCTTGTTGGACTTTCCAGACACATCCAGTGTAGAGAAACTCCAAAAGATGGTGCAACACAGGACAGGCCCTTTTTTATTCTGACACAAATACGCTCTCAAACTGCTGACCATAAAAACAATTCAGTCTTTAAATAACCATTAGAAATACACCaatacacaataaataaataaattacattaaCTGCATAGAAAATATGTTGAGAACCAATATAACCTAACTCATCTCATAACAAAATCAAGTCTGCAGGCTTTAACTggtcaataataaaaaaaaaaacatttgtagaAGGTCCACATATAGTTAAATATCTGTTCAACTAATTTTCTTTACTTGTCCACTGAGAACTGAGGACTGACCATCGCATTTAGACCCATTCCAAGAAGATCATCAGAGTCCAGGTTGAAAGATCTCTGAGTGTTTTGTGGCTGTTCAGACACACTCTCTCCTGCCAAAGTATTCCTGAGTGGTAGGAATCGAGTGAAGGGGACTGTGTGCCGGTCTGGGGAATGTTTTGATGCCAGAGACACAGGAGATCCGTGGTGTGCGGAGAGGAAACGGGTGTATCCgtctgccagcagcagctctctgaaggTGCAGTCAGCCTCTGTGTAGTGCCTCTGAAAGGGACAACACATGTAAACTGTCAGTGaaggacagggaggacagagattTTACATTAAAGTTTTCTTTGCTCACTCGTACCTGCCCCCTCAAACGGCCTCCACTGtccacacagagaaacagagacgaTGTCTGTCCCTTGATGACCACGTGGCCTGGTTTGACCGATTTCAGCTCCagcacacctggacacacacaaacattaaaacatgtgtCTTCTTCATGTCTCATGCTggtttttgcattttctggACCTGAAGTGATCCAGTAGATTGTGTGGATGACattgaaagaaaaatattttaaattggGCCTCACATATGCTGTCTACCAAATACTCACTGTAAGGGGTCTGAGCATCACTTCCTGACACCCTCCCATCCAGGCTCATCTGCAGATACATCCCTCTCCTGTGATTATCtgcaaaaaagagaaagagagaggaaagaaataaGGATAATGAGCaatttaaaagcagcagcatctcATAAATATTCCCATATTTGCATTCAATCTGTTGATAAATGCATTAAGATGAAAATATTATAAATACCTGTGTAGAGGTGCACCTCTCTGACTTGACTATTAAAGGATAGGAGTGGGTTGGAGTCAGTGAGATAAAAcgacagagagaaaggcagcgGGATGattaagagaaaacaagacaggTAAGAGAACGAGGTGTGTGGAAACAAGaacatttggaaaaataaagattAGCCTCGAAAGAGGATAAATAAggaataaatagaaataaatagctcaataatataatgaaataaatagttGATATATGGCTCTGTACAAGCCAGTTCTTTTCAATAAAAATTCTAAACAGGAGCAAGTTTTGTGCCCTTATAAAGGAGTTAGGAGAAGGAGGTCCTTCTTCATGGGAGTAATGTATGAGTCAGACAAATTAAACTGTGATTTAATGCCGAGAGGAAGACCTGTGTTCAAACACTATGTATGGGCTTCTTCCGCCCAGTTTACTGTAAGTGTCTCTCATAAAGTCCCATGAGTTCAGGTGGGATAAGATTCATCCAAGCCAACCAGCACATGAAAAATAGGGTCTGTTACTCCTTTGGCAAGTTTTCTGACATTACTCAAATACATCTGATTACTAATCTCTGTCCACTTTATGAAGATTGATTTTCTGGCTTAATTACACACAAGCACCAGCTAGAAACAATAAACATATGAAGAATTCTTTTAATTTGAACCAAAAACGCTAATATCCCTCTAATCCAATGaccattttaattttatttgaaACATTATACTTCAGTAAAATTTGTGACTCGGTCACTGACAAATACCTTTACATGCTTTGTCACGTGTGGAACAATGAGCAGCTTACAGTTACTCAGGGTGATTTTCCATTCAGGCTTCCACTCCAAAAATATGCACATTTCACAACTGCAAGAGGACGTAACACAAACATATCGCTCTGCGTCATCTGCTGAAGTAATTATAACAAACAAAGTTGGGTCTCACGgtgtttatcttattttaatgtgtatgtgtgtgtgtgtgtgtgtgtgtgttcgtgagggagaatgagagaaaCTAATTTACAAGCAGAAGACAAGTGTTtatgtgactgcagctgtgcagtcAGTAGAGAGGCTGCACGTCATGCCCGCAAAGTCACGTGTTAAGAGACAGCAATcaaaaaatgttcaaagtttttgttttcattccacTTCAAGGGTCCATTCATCCATACTGATGCAATCTCTCTCTCAGATTTCACTGAAATCTGCATTAAGTTGTCTTAAATTCC
Protein-coding sequences here:
- the fgf21 gene encoding fibroblast growth factor 21, whose product is MFLFPHTSFSYLSCFLLIIPLPFSLSFYLTDSNPLLSFNSQVREVHLYTDNHRRGMYLQMSLDGRVSGSDAQTPYSVLELKSVKPGHVVIKGQTSSLFLCVDSGGRLRGQRHYTEADCTFRELLLADGYTRFLSAHHGSPVSLASKHSPDRHTVPFTRFLPLRNTLAGESVSEQPQNTQRSFNLDSDDLLGMGLNAMVSPQFSVDK